The following proteins are co-located in the Neofelis nebulosa isolate mNeoNeb1 chromosome 18, mNeoNeb1.pri, whole genome shotgun sequence genome:
- the LOC131501640 gene encoding serine protease 27-like codes for MRRLPAVALLLLPLWFGTQGAEASSVCGRPRMLNRMVGGQDALEGEWPWQVSIQRNGSHFCGGSLITERWVLTAAHCFSNASETSLYRVLLGVRQLVKPGPHAVYARVKRVESNPLYQGMASSADVALVELEAPVTFSNYILPVCMPDPSVVFEAGMNCWVTGWGSPSEEDRLPNPRVLQKLAVPIIDTPTCNLLYSKDAESGFQPKTIKDDMLCAGFAEGKKDACKGDSGGPLVCLVAQSWLQAGVISWGEGCARRNRPGVYIRVTSHYDWIHRIIPELQFQQARSGGQKRGPRDQQPLALNSAPCLAAHVALLVLVALLTLL; via the exons ATGAGGCGGCTGCCAGCCGTGGCCCTGCTCCTGCTGCCGCTGTGGTTTG GGACTCAGGGGGCCGAGGCGTCAAGCG TCTGCGGGCGTCCGAGGATGCTGAACCGGATGGTGGGTGGCCAGGACGCCCTGGAGGGCGAGTGGCCCTGGCAGGTCAGCATCCAGCGCAACGGAAGCCACTTCTGCGGGGGCAGCCTCATCACAGAGCGCTGGGTCCTCACCGCGGCGCACTGCTTTTCCAA CGCCTCTGAGACATCCCTGTACCGGGTCCTGCTTGGGGTGCGGCAACTGGTGAAGCCAGGGCCCCACGCCGTGTACGCCCGGGTGAAGCGGGTAGAGAGTAACCCCCTGTACCAGGGCATGGCCTCCAGTGCTGACGTGGCCCTGGTGGAGCTGGAAGCACCTGTGACCTTCTCCAATTATATCCTCCCCGTGTGCATGCCTGACCCCTCGGTCGTCTTTGAGGCGGGCATGAACTGCTGGGTCACTGGTTGGGGCAGCCCCAGTGAGGAAG accgcCTGCCCAACCCGCGGGTCCTGCAGAAACTCGCTGTGCCCATCATCGACACACCCACGTGCAACTTGCTCTATAGCAAAGATGCCGAGTCGGGCTTCCAGCCCAAAACCATCAAGGACGACATGTTGTGTGCTGGCTTTGCCGAGGGCAAGAAGGACGCCTGCAAG GGCGACTCGGGCGGCCCGCTCGTGTGCCTAGTGGCCCAGTCATGGCTGCAGGCTGGGGTGATCAGTTGGGGCGAGGGCTGCGCCCGCCGGAACCGCCCAGGTGTCTACATCCGGGTCACCTCCCACTACGACTGGATCCATCGGATCATTCCAGAATTACAGTTCCAACAGGCTAGGTCGGGTGGCCAGAAGCGGGGGCCCCGGGACCAGCAGCCCCTCGCTCTGAACTCTGCGCCCTGCCTGGCGGCCCATGTGGCCCTCTTGGTCCTTGTGGCCCTGCTCACCCTCCTCTGA
- the KCTD5 gene encoding BTB/POZ domain-containing protein KCTD5 isoform X2, with protein sequence MAENHCELLPPAPGGLGAGLGAGLCRRCSAGLGALAQRPGSVSKWVRLNVGGTYFLTTRQTLCRDPKSFLYRLCQADPDLDSDKDETGAYLIDRDPTYFGPVLNYLRHGKLVINKDLAEEGVLEEAEFYNITSLIKLVKDKIRERDSKTSQVPVKHVYRVLQCQEEELTQMVSTMSDGWKFEQLVSIGSSYNYGSEDQAEFLCVVSKELHNSPYGTTSEPSEKAKILQERGSRM encoded by the exons ATGGCGGAGAATCACTGCGAGCTGCTGCCGCCGGCCCCGGGCGGCctcggggcggggctgggggctggcctgTGCCGCCGCTGCAGCGCGGGGCTCGGCGCCCTGGCCCAGCGCCCCGGCAGCGTGTCCAAGTGGGTCCGGCTCAACGTCGGCGGCACCTACTTCCTCACCACCCGGCAGACGCTGTGCCGGGACCCGAAGTCCTTCCTGTACCGTTTGTGCCAGGCCGACCCCGACCTGGACTCGGACAAG GATGAAACTGGTGCCTATTTAATCGACAGAGACCCCACCTACTTTGGGCCCGTGCTGAACTACCTGAGACACGGCAAGCTGGTCATTAACAAAGACCTCGCAGAGGAGG GAGTGTTAGAGGAAGCGGAATTTTACAACATCACCTCACTAATAAAACTTGTAAAGGACAAAATTAGAGAACGAGACAGCAAAACATCCCAG gtgccGGTGAAGCACGTGTACCGCGTGCTCCAGTGTCAGGAAGAGGAGCTCACGCAGATGGTGTCCACGATGTCTGACGGCTGGAAGTTCGAGCAG CTGGTCAGCATCGGCTCTTCCTACAACTACGGGAGCGAGGACCAGGCTGAATTCCTATGCGTGGTCTCCAAGGAACTGCACAACTCCCCGTACGGCACGACCAGTGAGCCCAGTGAGAAGGCCAAG ATTTTGCAAGAACGGGGTTCGAGGATGTGA
- the KCTD5 gene encoding BTB/POZ domain-containing protein KCTD5 isoform X1, whose translation MAENHCELLPPAPGGLGAGLGAGLCRRCSAGLGALAQRPGSVSKWVRLNVGGTYFLTTRQTLCRDPKSFLYRLCQADPDLDSDKDETGAYLIDRDPTYFGPVLNYLRHGKLVINKDLAEEGVLEEAEFYNITSLIKLVKDKIRERDSKTSQVPVKHVYRVLQCQEEELTQMVSTMSDGWKFEQLVSIGSSYNYGSEDQAEFLCVVSKELHNSPYGTTSEPSEKAKSDDEETGPDGDDSD comes from the exons ATGGCGGAGAATCACTGCGAGCTGCTGCCGCCGGCCCCGGGCGGCctcggggcggggctgggggctggcctgTGCCGCCGCTGCAGCGCGGGGCTCGGCGCCCTGGCCCAGCGCCCCGGCAGCGTGTCCAAGTGGGTCCGGCTCAACGTCGGCGGCACCTACTTCCTCACCACCCGGCAGACGCTGTGCCGGGACCCGAAGTCCTTCCTGTACCGTTTGTGCCAGGCCGACCCCGACCTGGACTCGGACAAG GATGAAACTGGTGCCTATTTAATCGACAGAGACCCCACCTACTTTGGGCCCGTGCTGAACTACCTGAGACACGGCAAGCTGGTCATTAACAAAGACCTCGCAGAGGAGG GAGTGTTAGAGGAAGCGGAATTTTACAACATCACCTCACTAATAAAACTTGTAAAGGACAAAATTAGAGAACGAGACAGCAAAACATCCCAG gtgccGGTGAAGCACGTGTACCGCGTGCTCCAGTGTCAGGAAGAGGAGCTCACGCAGATGGTGTCCACGATGTCTGACGGCTGGAAGTTCGAGCAG CTGGTCAGCATCGGCTCTTCCTACAACTACGGGAGCGAGGACCAGGCTGAATTCCTATGCGTGGTCTCCAAGGAACTGCACAACTCCCCGTACGGCACGACCAGTGAGCCCAGTGAGAAGGCCAAG AGCGACGACGAGGAGACGGGTCCCGATGGGGATGACTCAGATTAA